The following are from one region of the Ictalurus furcatus strain D&B chromosome 11, Billie_1.0, whole genome shotgun sequence genome:
- the igsf8 gene encoding immunoglobulin superfamily member 8: MGILGSGMALWWRIVLMALLWEFQSVVCREVTLPPGPLYRVAGFSMSLPCTVSGYEGPRTQDFEWFLFRETAAEMQLGVVSTRDRGFPYAPYLQRVKSGEVRVERDSGDKARLVIQRLRPEDQGRYECYTPSTDTRYQGSYNAAVVVKVIPDTLLITHSRILTGQPVIEGTELQLTCAASVQSAQHTHLSVTFGMRGSTDSGSLGHNLKEIISIDRELRVTPGRGGSYEKRYNNGEISLEKRSGDEDRDLYILKISMLALEDSGSYFCEAAQWVLDPSGQWERIAQRTMELGNLSVQPLADTLSVSTVPVGEVALQPGSPLTLTCLVSGAGSWNRSALLVQWLRRGPAGGVEVEVARMSPNGVVSWGDDISNGGGGSMEKGAEGRFSLRRFSAHPADAGQYRCAVSVYAGQLSPAPSSPATLTQRSEGVMVSLRTKEVSVLAVIELPHRPLLKRGSTVTLLCNVSVVITGPTQVEVQWWQEKRELDGTEDMPLGHAKGSILATLTYDGLSRIYSNGSELSIDRVSAGTYRLRIFSAHEDDQGDYHCQAEVWTQDPHGAWYNTGARAESATVHVYLYARVMDLLLIPLVVGVSSALFVGAVIIAMVTCCFMNRLARQRSQIRK; the protein is encoded by the exons ATGGGAATACTGGGAAGCGGGATGGCACTGTGGTGGAGGATAGTGCTGATGGCTCTGCTGTGGG AGTTCCAGAGTGTTGTGTGTCGTGAGGTGACTCTTCCACCAGGTCCATTGTACCGTGTAGCAGGGTTCTCCATGTCTCTGCCCTGCACTGTTTCAGGGTATGAGGGTCCAAGAACACAGGACTTTGAATGGTTCTTGTTCCGTGAGACTGCAGCGGAAATGCAGCTCGGGGTCGTGTCCACTAGAGATAGAGGCTTTCCCTACGCCCCTTACCTGCAGCGAGTGAAATCAGGCGAGGTCCGGGTGGAGAGGGACTCGGGTGACAAAGCCAGACTGGTGATTCAGAGACTTCGTCCAGAAGATCAGGGACGTTATGAGTGTTACACACCAAGCACTGACACACGATACCAAGGCAGCTACAATGCAGCTGTGGTTGTCAAAG tGATACCAGACACATTGCTGATAACTCACTCTCGCATTCTGACTGGCCAGCCTGTCATAGAAGGGACAGAGCTTCAGCTGACATGCGCTGCTTCTGTCCAGTCAGCgcagcacacacatttgtctgtCACGTTTGGGATGCGAGGCAGCACCGACTCTGGCTCTCTGGGCCACAATCTGAAGGAAATCATCTCCATCGACCGTGAGCTACGTGTAACCCCTGGCCGGGGAGGCTCTTATGAGAAGAGGTACAATAATGGTGAGATTTCTCTGGAGAAGAGAAGTGGAGATGAAGATCGGGACCTTTACATTCTAAAGATAAGCATGCTGGCCTTGGAGGATTCTGGTTCGTATTTCTGTGAGGCAGCACAGTGGGTCTTGGACCCATCAGGCCAATGGGAACGCATCGCCCAGAGGACCATGGAACTGGGAAACCTCTCCGTGCAACCACTTG CGGACACTCTGTCTGTGAGCACAGTGCCAGTGGGTGAGGTGGCACTGCAACCTGGGTCCCCTCTCACCCTCACATGTCTGGTGTCGGGTGCGGGTTCGTGGAATCGCTCGGCTCTGCTGGTGCAGTGGTTGCGGCGTGGGCCAGCAGGAGGAGTGGAAGTGGAGGTGGCCCGCATGAGCCCCAACGGAGTGGTGAGCTGGGGCGATGACATCAGTAATGGAGGAGGGGGCAGTATGGAGAAGGGGGCAGAGGGGAGATTTTCTCTGCGACGCTTCTCTGCGCACCCAGCTGATGCTGGACAGTACCGCTGTGCTGTGAGTGTGTACGCTGGGCAGCTCAGTCCAGCACCATCCAGCCCTGCTACACTTACTCAGAGGTCTGAAGGTGTTATGGTCAGCCTCAGGACTAAAG AGGTGAGTGTACTGGCAGTCATTGAGTTACCACATCGGCCACTCCTGAAACGCGGGAGCACCGTCACCTTGCTCTGTAATGTCTCAGTGGTGATCACAGGCCCCACTCAGGTGGAAGTGCAGTGGTGGCAGGAGAAACGGGAGCTGGATGGGACAGAAGACATGCCCCTAGGACATGCCAAAGGCAGTATCCTTGCGACACTGACCTATGATGGATTGTCTCGTATCTACAGTAATGGAAGTGAATTGAGCATTGACCGTGTTTCTGCTGGAACCTACAGACTACGCATCTTTTCAGCACATGAGGATGACCAAGGGGATTACCATTGCCAGGCAGAAGTATGGACCCAAGACCCCCATGGAGCCTGGTACAATACAGGTGCCAGGGCAGAGTCAGCCACGGTACACGTATATTTATATGCACGAG TTATGGACCTTCTTCTTATACCACTGGTAGTTGGTGTCTCCTCTGCCCTGTTTGTGGGCGCGGTCATCATCGCCATGGTAACATGCTGCTTCATGAATCGACTTGCCAGGCAGCGTTCCCAGATAAGGAAGTAG